CCGGCCCCCACCACGACGGGAGATACGAGGAAGACATGACCGACGAGCAGAAGTTCGGTGCCGGGATCTGGCACTTCGCCACCTACGTGGACCGCTACGCGACGGACGGCTACGGCGAGCCGCGCAGCATCCTCGACGCGATCCGACTCGCGGGCACCGTCCGCGATCTCTCGGTCGTCGACCTCAACTGGCCGTTCTTCGGCGGGGACTTCTCGAACGAGCAGGTCGGCGCGGCCCTCGACGAGGCCGGGCTCTCCGTCATCGGCATCACGCCGGAGATCTACACGCGCCAGTTCGCGAAGGGCTCGTTCACGAACCCCGACCCGGGTGTCCGCGAGCTCGCGCACGAGCTGATCACCGACGCGGCGGATGTGGTCCGCCACTTCGGCGCCGACTACGTGAAGCTGTGGCCGGGGCAGGACGGCTGGGACTACCCGTTCCAGGTCGACCACGGCGCGCTCTGGAAGCAGTCGCTCGACGGCGTCGGCCGGCTCGCGAGCGAGAACCCCGACCTCAAGTTCGTCATCGAGTACAAGCCGCGCGAGCCCCGGGTCCACATGAGCTTCGACTCGGTGTCGCGCACCCTCCTCGGGATCGAGCGGATCGGCCTGCCGAACGTCGGCATCCTCCTCGACTTCGGGCATGCGCTGTTCGGGGGCGAGTCGCCGGCCGACTCGGCGCAGCTCGCGATCGACTACGGCCGGCTCTTCGGCATGGATGTCAACGACAACCTGCGCAGCTGGGACGACGACATGATCGCGGGCTCCGTGCACCCCATCGAGCTCTTCGAGTTCTTCTGGACGCTCGAGAAGAACGACTGGAAGGGCGTGTGGCAGCTCGACCAGTTCCCCTTCCGCGAGGACAGCGTGGAGGCGGCGGATTTCGCGATCGACTTCCTCAAGCGCGTGCAGGGCGGCCTCGGGCGCCTCGACGTCGAGGGCCTCATGGCGGCGCAGGAGCGCCACGACGCCGTCGCCGCGAACCGCATCGCGCAGCAGGCCCTCTACGGGGCCTGAGCGGCGCGGACGGGGAGCCCGCGATGCGCCCGTCGGCGGCCGGCCCGGCCGTTCCGCCGGCGGCGCGCCTCGCGCTCCTCGTGCGGCTCGCGAGGATGTACCACGAGGAGGGGCTGCGGCAGCCCGAGATCGCGGAGCGCACCAGGATCTCGCAGTCGCAGGTCTCCCGGCTCCTCCGCGAGGCGGTCGAGGCGGGCATCGTCCGCACGGTGGTCGTCTCGCCCGAGGGCGTCAGCGCCGACCTCGAGGAGCGGGTCCGCGAGCGGCTCGGGCTCGCCGACGTGATCGTCGCCTCGGTCGACGAGCGCGACGAGGAGGGGCTGCTCCGCGCGCTCGGCGGTGCGGCCGCCTCCTACCTCTCCACGACGCTCCTCCCCAGCGACCGAATCGGCATCTCCTCCTGGTCGGCGTCCCTGCTCGCCACCGTGGATGCGATGGTCGCCCGCCCGGGCGGGCGGGCGCGCGAGGTGGTCCAGCTCATCGGGGGCATCGGCGTCCCGGAGGTGCAGGTGCAGGCGACGCGCCTCGCCGATCGGCTCGCCCGGGTCACGGGCGCCGCGCCCCGCTTCTTCCCTGTGCCGGGCATCGTCGGCAGCGCCGCCGCGCGGGATGCGATCCTCGCCGATCCCTACCTCGCCGACCTCGGCGCGCACTGGCGGCGGATCACCGTCGCGCTCGTGGGGATCGGCGCGGTCGAGCCCTCGCCGCTGCTCGCGAGCTCCGGCAACGCGGTGAGCCGCGAGGACCTCGAGGCGCTCGTCGCGGCCGGCGCCATCGGCGACATCTGCCTCCGCTTCTTCGATGCGGCGGGGGAGCCCGTGGCGACGGCGCTCGACGGCCGCGTGCTCGGCATCCCCGCCGGACCGCTCCGCGGCATCCCGAGGACCGTCGCGGTCGCGGGCGGCGAGCGCAAGCTCGCG
The Homoserinibacter sp. YIM 151385 DNA segment above includes these coding regions:
- a CDS encoding sugar phosphate isomerase/epimerase family protein, with the translated sequence MTDEQKFGAGIWHFATYVDRYATDGYGEPRSILDAIRLAGTVRDLSVVDLNWPFFGGDFSNEQVGAALDEAGLSVIGITPEIYTRQFAKGSFTNPDPGVRELAHELITDAADVVRHFGADYVKLWPGQDGWDYPFQVDHGALWKQSLDGVGRLASENPDLKFVIEYKPREPRVHMSFDSVSRTLLGIERIGLPNVGILLDFGHALFGGESPADSAQLAIDYGRLFGMDVNDNLRSWDDDMIAGSVHPIELFEFFWTLEKNDWKGVWQLDQFPFREDSVEAADFAIDFLKRVQGGLGRLDVEGLMAAQERHDAVAANRIAQQALYGA
- a CDS encoding sugar-binding transcriptional regulator encodes the protein MRPSAAGPAVPPAARLALLVRLARMYHEEGLRQPEIAERTRISQSQVSRLLREAVEAGIVRTVVVSPEGVSADLEERVRERLGLADVIVASVDERDEEGLLRALGGAAASYLSTTLLPSDRIGISSWSASLLATVDAMVARPGGRAREVVQLIGGIGVPEVQVQATRLADRLARVTGAAPRFFPVPGIVGSAAARDAILADPYLADLGAHWRRITVALVGIGAVEPSPLLASSGNAVSREDLEALVAAGAIGDICLRFFDAAGEPVATALDGRVLGIPAGPLRGIPRTVAVAGGERKLAAIRAAALGGWIDVLVTDSRTARALLG